GGCATTCCTTCGAGGGCAGCTTGAGTCCGATGAGAGACACTGCCCGAAAGAGCGATGCTCGACAGCGGTGGTAATAGCGGCGAGGCGTTCCCGTTGCCGTACGGGCCCTATGACGAGGCCAAGCACAGAGGCAGCCCGGACTGTCGCCGCCTAGAAGAGAACTCACCGGCCTCCACTAGACTAGAGGTAGAAACAACCTGCTCACCGCATTATTCGAGTATCGAATCCCGCCTTAGCGGCGTCTACCAACTGGAGTTGTACGGAATGTCCGACGAGCGTCGAGCTGTGAACATCAAGCGTGACGATTACGCAGTCCCTGGTCGGGAAGTCCCGGACTTCATCGCGCGCAACCCAAATATCGTCGGGTGCGCCGATATCTTCAACTTGGACTTCGGTACGCCGATCATCCGTGTCGGCATGCTGGCGTCTGTGCTCACTGGCTTGTTCGACGAAGAGCGCCGACCCGCAGTACGTCGATGGGTTGTGATCGCCGATACGATCTCGCCAGCATGATCCCACGGCTCGGATACGCCGTCGTCCACGCCCCGCCACTGCATACAGACTGCTGAAACTGGCGGAGGTTATGGGTAAGCAGGTAGGGCTTTGGTAATTCCGGCCTGCGCCGTTTAGCCGCCGGTGCGTCGGCGGGCCGAGTCCATGATTGCGCGCATCCGCCGGATCGATTCCGCCAGCCCGATGAACACGGCCTCACCCACCAGGAAATGCCCGATATTCAACTCCCGCACCTGCGGAATCGCCGCCACCGGCCCGACATTCCCGAAACTCAGCCCATGTCCGGCATGAACCTCCAGCCCCAGCCCATCCGCCAGCCGCGCCGCCTCGATCAACCGCGCCAGCTCGCCCTCTTTGCCCTCGGCATAGGCCCCGGTATGCAACTCCACCACCGGCGCCCCCAGCGCCACCGCCGCCCGAACCTGCCGCTCATCCGGGTCGATGAACAGCGAAACCCGGATTCCGGCATCCCGCAACCGCGCAATCCGCGGCCCCAGCACCCCGGCCTTTCCCGCCACATCCAGCCCGCCCTCGGTCGTGACCTCCTCGCGCCGCTCCGGCACCAGGCACGACGCATGAGGCCGCAACCGCTCGGCAATCCCCACCATCTCCTCGGTCGCCGCCATCTCCATGTTCAACGGTACCGGCAAACCCCGCGCCCGCTCGATATCCCCATCCCGCACATGGCGCCGGTCCTCGCGCAGATGCAGCGTGATCCCGTCCGCCCCCGCCTCGATCGCAAGATGCGCCGCCCGGATCGGGTCGGGATAATCCGCCCCCCGCGCATTGCGCAGCGTCGCCACGTGATCGAGATTGACCCCCAGCCGCTGACGCATCACGCCCGCCGCCCCGCAATCGCACTTGCCAGCCGCAACGCCGCCATCAGGCTCGTCGGGCGGGCAATCCCCTGGCCCGCAATATCGAACGCGGTGCCGTGGTCGGGTGAAGTCCGAATAATCGGCAGGCCGAGAGTCACGTTCACGCCGGTCTCCATATCGAGGGTCTTGAGCGGGATCAGAGCCTGATCATGATACATGCAAATCGCCGCATCGTAACCCTGCCGCGCCGGTGCCGTGAACATGGTATCCGGCGGCAGCGGCCCGAAGGCCGCAATCCCCTCCGCCCGCAACGCCTCGATCGCGGGAGCAATGATCCGCGTCTCCTCATCGCCCATCGCCCCCGCTTCCCCGGCATGAGGGTTGAGCCCGGCCACCGCCAGCCGCGGCGCGGCAATCCCGAAATCCTGCATCAACGCCGCATGGGTCACCCTCGCCGCCAGCACGATCGCCTCGGTGGTCAAACTCTCCAGCGCCCGCCGCAAGGAAACATGCACCGTCACCGGCACTACCCGCAGGCTCGGCCCCGCCAGCATCATGACCGGATGCGAAACCCCGGTCAGCTCGCCGATGAACTCGGTATGACCCGGATGCGCGAACCCCGCCTGATACAAAACCGATTTCGCAATCGGATTGGTCACCACCGCCCCCGCCGACCCGTCAAAGGCAAATCGCACCGCCCGTTCGATCGAAGCGATCACCGCCCCCGCATTGGCCGGATCGGGCCGCCCCGCCACCGCCGGAATCGCGAGCGCCACCGGCAGCACCGGCAAGCCCCGCCCGAATGCCGCAACCGCCCCCGAAGGATGCTCGATCGCCTCGACCGGCACACCGAACCCGCCGGCCCAGCGCAGATCCGCGATCAGAAAAAACGGCGCGATCACCTGCCCCTGCCGCGCCCCCAGCCACGTGGCTGCCGCAATCTCCCCGCCGATCCCGGCAGGGTCGCCCATGGTCAAGGCGAGCGGCAGACTCATGCCTGGTGCTTCGCCCCCTCGCGTTCCAGCACCACCTGCTGCCGATCCAGCCGGTACGCCTTGGTGAACAGCGCCTCCAGCGCGGTGCGGTCCTTCACCGGATACCACACCCGGTCGAGCGACAGGGTCTGATCCAGATGCAGCGTATGCCCCTTCATCGTCGCGGTCTGCACGAAGCGCCCCGCCGAGGTGGTCACCGTCCCGCTCTCCGGGGTCGCCAGCACCTTGTACCCGTCGGGCAAGGTCAGGCTGGTCATGAAATGCATCGTCCCGATCTCGCGCTTCACCGGATAGCGCTTGCTCGGCGTCGCATTGCTCGCAAGATAATGCCCGACCGTGGTGAAGCCGAATCCCTTGTGAACCCGCAGCACCACGATGTGACCGGCATTGTAATACCCCGGCGCCTGCCACTGATCGGTCACCTTGAACGGCTGCGCCAGATCGTCCGGATGCGGCGCGCTGAACTGCCCCGACCCCACCAGCCCCTCGCCCGAAAGCACCTGCTTGACCACATGCCCGTCATCCGCCTTCGGCAGCTGATCGAGCAGATCGCGCATCATCCAGTCGGTATAGCCGGTGGCATGGATCGTGCCATGCCCGTGCAGCCCCCCCTTCGCCCCGATCGTCTCGACGGTATCCTGCACATACGAAGCCGGGCCCGAGGGCGTGCGCGAAACCGTCGAATGGTCCGAGGCCAGGATCACCGGCTTGTCGACATCCCCGGCCGGCAATTCCCCCGGAGTGGCGAACCCGGAGGTCGGGTCGAGGAACAGATGATATTTCGGCACGTAAACGATCACATGGTCGATGATCCCGAGATTGACCCGATGGGTCAGTTGGTAATCCGCACTCCCGCCATCGATCAGCGCCGGCACCGCATGGATGCCCTTGGCCTTGAGCAACGCGACCAGCAGCGTCTCGGACGCCTTGCAATCGCCATAGCGTCGGGTCAGCGTATGCCCCGCCGAAGCCGGAATCCACCCCGACAATCCCGGCTCGATCCCGACCCAGCGGATCCGCGTGGTGGTCCAGTCATACAGCGCATCCATCGCCGCCCGCCCGGTCTTGGTCCCGGCGATCTCATCGGCGAGTTTCTTCACATCCGGCGTCACCTTGGTCTTGGCCTTGGCCCGCGCCCAATAGGCATCGCCCAGCGCCGGCCAGTCGGGAAACGTCGTGGCCACGAACATCGGCTCGAACTGCCCGGCACTCACCGCATCCCCCGGCACCGCATGATAGGGCGGGTCGATCAGCGTCGCGGTGATCACCTGGGTCTTGCCATCGACCGTGCGGGTCATCCTGTAGCCACCCCGGACCGAGGTGAACAATTTCAGGCTCGCCGGTGCCCGCACCTGCACCTGCTCATGCCCGGTGAGCTGATCCGGCGGCACCGCATCGATCCCCGAAAACTCGTTGGGAAAATAGGGCTGGAACCGATGCATCGTGTAGGTGATGTCGAGCTTGCTGCCCCGCTCGACATGGGGAAACTCGATACTGACGATCTTGGCGTCGCTGAAGGTCGGCGCATCCACCGCCGAGGGCGCGGTCTGGGTGTGCACATCCTTTTTGGTGACGGCATAGACCTTGCCATCCGGCGCGATCGTCTTGGCCGAAACCAGATGGAAATGCTCCATCGCGGTCGCCACCACCTCCTGGATCTGCCCGTCGCTCTGCACCCCGTTCTTGGTCAGCGGCTCGATGATCTTGTGGACCGTGCGGGTATAGGTCCCGTTCGCCGCGAGATCGAACGTGTCGCTGTAGGATACCACCTTGAACGGCGCGCCCGCTCCCGGATTACTGGTGGGGGCCGGTGCGGTGGCGGCGTGGGCCACCCCGGCGGCACAGGCCGCCAGAACCCAGGGTGAAGCGGTGCGGAACAGACGTGAAGATGCCATTATCGACTCCGTGAACGATCAGATGCCAACGATCACATGGGGAGGTGCGAGGTTTTGACTGCCCCCGCAAGGCAAACTTACCGTGATCACCCGGTCCGCCAATCCTCCACCGCGATCCTCTTCATGTCGAACCGCTCGGTCGTGGTCGCGTACCAGCCGCCGCCATGCATCCGGCCGATCAGGTCGAGCTTCGGGGTATCGATATGGCACCGCCCGGCATCCAGCACCGAATCGTCGCGCACATGCATCGCCAGCACCTCGCCGATCACCATGGCCCGGTCCGGCCCGAACTCCATGACCGAATGGAGCCTGCACTCCATCGCGACCGGACTTTCGGCGATTCGTGGCGGGCGGATCTTGGTCGAGGGCAGGGTGGTCAGGCCGGCCTCGGCCAACTCATCCACCTCCGGCCCGAACTCGATGGCGGTGACATTCATCGCCTCGGCGTTCCGCTGCCCGACCAGATTGACCACGAACTCCCCGGTCGCACGGATATTCTCGCCGGTATCCTTCGCATCCCCCGGCTTGCGTGCCCCGATCCCGATGCACAGGATCGGCGGCCCGGCCCCGAACACGTTGAAAAACGAGAACGGCGCGGCATTCAGCCGTCCCGCGGGGTTGATCGTGACCACCCAGGCGATCGGCCGGGGCACCACGGTCGAGGCGAGCAGCTTGTACTGGTCGAGCGGCGGCAGCGATGTGAAATCGAAAAGCATGGACCATCATCGCGTCTCGCGCCCCGCCTGTCCATCGTTCGCGTCAATTAACCCGGCGTTCACCGCGTCCCGCTATGCTGCGCCGATGAGCCAGCTCCTCGCCGCCCCACTCCGACCCGACCCGACCATGGACGCGCTGCGGGCCCAGTCCCTCTTCGAAGCCGGGGATCATCGGGGCGCCATCCGCGCGGCGGATGCCGTGCTGCGCGCCGACCCCGACGATCTCGTCGCCCGCATGACCCGCGCCGCCGCGCTCAATGCGCTCTGCCGGTTCAGCGAAGCGGCGTCCGACCTTGCTGTGGTGGTCGCGGCCCGGCCCGGTCGCGCCGGTCTGCTGATCGGCCTCGGCACCGCCCAGGCCGAAGCGGGCAACGCCCGCGACGCCATCGCCACCCTCACCGCCGCCATCGCCGCCGATCCCGCCAGCGCGGATGCCGCCGCCGCCCTCGGCGCGGTCTGCGCCCGCACCGGCAATACCGCCGCCGCGATCACCGCCTGCCGCTATGCGCTCTCGCTCGATCCGGGGCAGATCGCGGCGCACCAGAACCTTGCCGCCCTTCTGCCGCCCGACGACCCAGCGACCCTGCGGCACCGCGATGCCGCCTATCGCCTTCGCCCGATCATCACCATCCCCGGCCCGCCCGCCGCGCCGACGATTCTGGTTATGACCTGCGCCGCTGCCGCCAATATCCCGCTCGATCATCTGCTGCCCCGCCGCCACGCCACCCAGATCCGCTGGTTCATCGACTATGCGGCACCGAACCAGATCCCCCCGCCTCACGATTTCATCCTCAACGCGATCGGTGATCCCGACCTGATGCCGCCGCTCGCCCCCTCGGTCCGCCACCTGCTCGACACCACCGATCGTCCGGTGCTCAATCACCCGGACCGGATTGGCCTGACCGGTCGCGCCAACCTGCCGGCCCTGCTCGCCGGCATCCCGGACATCGTGGTGCCCCCGGTCAGCCGGGTCGCCCGGAAGGCGGAGGGAGAAGATGGCCACCGGGAGGGAGGGTGGCGACGCGGCCATCGGCTTCCGGTCATCGTCCGCCCGGCGGGATCGCATGGCGGCACGGATCTGGTCCTCGCCGAAACCGAACCCGCCGCCGATCGCGCGATCGGCCGCGCGCCGTATTCCTACGTCACCGACTTCATCGACTACCGCTCGCCCGCCGACTGGTTCTACCGGAAATACCGCGCGATCTTCGTGGATCGCATCGCCTACCCCTACCATCTCGCCATCGCGCCCCATTGGCTGGTCCATTACTGGACCGCCGGGATGGAACACGATGCAGCACGCCGCGCCGAGGAAGCGGCCTTCCTGTCCGATCCCGCCGGTGCGCTCGGGTCGCGCGCCATGGCCTGCCTCGGTGAAATCGCGGCACGGCTCGACCTCGATTACGGCGGGATCGATTTTTCCATCCTGCCGGACGGGCGGCTGCTGGTGTTCGAGGTCAATGCGACCATGCTTGTCCACCCCGAAACCGATCCGCTCTTCGCCTATAAAAATCCTGCGGTCGCCGCGATCCAGTCCGCCGTCGCGCGGATGCTGGACCGGTTCAGGGCGTAAGGTGGGCCGCGATCCGGTCCGCCAGTTGGCCGAGCGCCACGCTCATCGCCTGCGCTTCCCCGGCGGGCGTGGCACCGGATGGCACCCTGATCGTCGCGCGCCCCTGGCCGATGCTGCGATGATGGTGCCGCGACATGATCCGCCACCCGGCATCGAGTTCCACGAGGCCGGAAGCGGGCAGAAACCGCGTCACGTTCACACTCACCATCCGCT
This sequence is a window from Acidiphilium acidophilum. Protein-coding genes within it:
- a CDS encoding DUF3857 domain-containing transglutaminase family protein, which encodes MASSRLFRTASPWVLAACAAGVAHAATAPAPTSNPGAGAPFKVVSYSDTFDLAANGTYTRTVHKIIEPLTKNGVQSDGQIQEVVATAMEHFHLVSAKTIAPDGKVYAVTKKDVHTQTAPSAVDAPTFSDAKIVSIEFPHVERGSKLDITYTMHRFQPYFPNEFSGIDAVPPDQLTGHEQVQVRAPASLKLFTSVRGGYRMTRTVDGKTQVITATLIDPPYHAVPGDAVSAGQFEPMFVATTFPDWPALGDAYWARAKAKTKVTPDVKKLADEIAGTKTGRAAMDALYDWTTTRIRWVGIEPGLSGWIPASAGHTLTRRYGDCKASETLLVALLKAKGIHAVPALIDGGSADYQLTHRVNLGIIDHVIVYVPKYHLFLDPTSGFATPGELPAGDVDKPVILASDHSTVSRTPSGPASYVQDTVETIGAKGGLHGHGTIHATGYTDWMMRDLLDQLPKADDGHVVKQVLSGEGLVGSGQFSAPHPDDLAQPFKVTDQWQAPGYYNAGHIVVLRVHKGFGFTTVGHYLASNATPSKRYPVKREIGTMHFMTSLTLPDGYKVLATPESGTVTTSAGRFVQTATMKGHTLHLDQTLSLDRVWYPVKDRTALEALFTKAYRLDRQQVVLEREGAKHQA
- a CDS encoding pyridoxine 5'-phosphate synthase codes for the protein MRQRLGVNLDHVATLRNARGADYPDPIRAAHLAIEAGADGITLHLREDRRHVRDGDIERARGLPVPLNMEMAATEEMVGIAERLRPHASCLVPERREEVTTEGGLDVAGKAGVLGPRIARLRDAGIRVSLFIDPDERQVRAAVALGAPVVELHTGAYAEGKEGELARLIEAARLADGLGLEVHAGHGLSFGNVGPVAAIPQVRELNIGHFLVGEAVFIGLAESIRRMRAIMDSARRRTGG
- a CDS encoding flavin reductase family protein, with translation MLFDFTSLPPLDQYKLLASTVVPRPIAWVVTINPAGRLNAAPFSFFNVFGAGPPILCIGIGARKPGDAKDTGENIRATGEFVVNLVGQRNAEAMNVTAIEFGPEVDELAEAGLTTLPSTKIRPPRIAESPVAMECRLHSVMEFGPDRAMVIGEVLAMHVRDDSVLDAGRCHIDTPKLDLIGRMHGGGWYATTTERFDMKRIAVEDWRTG
- a CDS encoding ATP-grasp domain-containing protein, translating into MDHHRVSRPACPSFASINPAFTASRYAAPMSQLLAAPLRPDPTMDALRAQSLFEAGDHRGAIRAADAVLRADPDDLVARMTRAAALNALCRFSEAASDLAVVVAARPGRAGLLIGLGTAQAEAGNARDAIATLTAAIAADPASADAAAALGAVCARTGNTAAAITACRYALSLDPGQIAAHQNLAALLPPDDPATLRHRDAAYRLRPIITIPGPPAAPTILVMTCAAAANIPLDHLLPRRHATQIRWFIDYAAPNQIPPPHDFILNAIGDPDLMPPLAPSVRHLLDTTDRPVLNHPDRIGLTGRANLPALLAGIPDIVVPPVSRVARKAEGEDGHREGGWRRGHRLPVIVRPAGSHGGTDLVLAETEPAADRAIGRAPYSYVTDFIDYRSPADWFYRKYRAIFVDRIAYPYHLAIAPHWLVHYWTAGMEHDAARRAEEAAFLSDPAGALGSRAMACLGEIAARLDLDYGGIDFSILPDGRLLVFEVNATMLVHPETDPLFAYKNPAVAAIQSAVARMLDRFRA
- the pdxA gene encoding 4-hydroxythreonine-4-phosphate dehydrogenase PdxA, with product MSLPLALTMGDPAGIGGEIAAATWLGARQGQVIAPFFLIADLRWAGGFGVPVEAIEHPSGAVAAFGRGLPVLPVALAIPAVAGRPDPANAGAVIASIERAVRFAFDGSAGAVVTNPIAKSVLYQAGFAHPGHTEFIGELTGVSHPVMMLAGPSLRVVPVTVHVSLRRALESLTTEAIVLAARVTHAALMQDFGIAAPRLAVAGLNPHAGEAGAMGDEETRIIAPAIEALRAEGIAAFGPLPPDTMFTAPARQGYDAAICMYHDQALIPLKTLDMETGVNVTLGLPIIRTSPDHGTAFDIAGQGIARPTSLMAALRLASAIAGRRA